DNA from Chryseomicrobium sp. FSL W7-1435:
CTTTTTTCTTATTCCGACGCGCATCTATCGCCGATACTGTAAATAACGTCATCAACAATAACGTCGACAAAATATCTAAAAGTGGATTGTCAATCAAATACGACGCAATAATACTAATCAGCGCCACCACTGCAATCCCCATACCAATTTTATTCATAGTTTCCCACCTCTATCTTATTGTATATTCTTTTATACGATTGATACTAGTCGAAGTTCCACTAAATTCACTAAGCACTTTACATGACTATATCTCGAATTCGAGCTATGATAATACTGAATTTTCAGATATTTAAAAGGAGGAAATGAAATGCAGAAAGCAACAGACACTCTTCTCGTGAATACTTTTATCGATGGTGTACTTGATCCTCAAAAAGAAATGCTCGGACCTGTTCGTGATGGCGGGCACATTATCGCCAATACAGCTCCAGGATGCTGGGGCCCTATGATTACGCCTTGTATCCGAGGGGGCCATGAAGTAACCAAACCTGTTTATGTCGAAGGTGCAGAACCAGGTGATGCCATCGTGGTAAAAATCCATTCGATTCGCGTTACTTCTCTTGCAACCGCCTCTGGAAATGATGCACCTGTGGAAGGTCGTTTTTTAGGCGATCCGTTTGTCGCAGTAAAATGTCCAGGATGCGGCACGATGTATCCAGATACCGTCATCAAAGGCATTGGACAGGAAGCTATTCGCTGTGCTAATTGTGATGCAGATGTCACGCCATTCGTCTTTACAAATGGCTACACTATTGGTTTCAGTGAACACGGAGATGTGGGTGTCACGGTATCAAAAGAAGCTGCGGAAACTATTGCTCACGATGGCCGCCACTATATGCAGACACCGGAAAACTCTGTCCAGAACCCGATTGTTACATTCGCCCCTCATGATTTAGTTGGTGTGGTAGCCCGTATGCGTCCTTTCCTTGGACAGCTTGGAACAACTCCTTCCAAACCAATGCCAGACTCACATAATGCAGGAGATTTTGGATCGTTCTTAGTCGGTGCCCCGCATGACTACAAAGTGACGGAAGATGAATTGAAAGAACACCGCACAGATGGGCACATGGATATCAGCCGCGTTCGTGCAGGCGCTACATTGATTTGTCCTGTCAAAGTGCCTGGTGGAGGAATCTACATTGGCGATATGCATGCGATGCAAGGAGACGGGGAAATCGCTGGACACACGGCAGACGTTTCAGGAATCGTTCACCTTCAAGTGCATGTAATTAAAAAAGCAAACTTAGATGGCCCCATCCTTCTTCCAAACGAAGAAGACCTACCGTATACTGCTAAACCGTTCACAGAACAGGAACGCAAAAACGCAGAAGCTATAGCAAAACAATGGAATATCGCGAAGCTAGAAGAGTCGCTGCCAATTTCAGTAGTAGGATCAGGTTCAAACTTAAACCTAGCGACTGAAAATGGGCTTGAGCGTGCAGCTGAACTGTTTGGTGTGACTGTGCCTGAAATTATGAACCGGACAACAATCACTGGTTCGATTGAAATCGGTCGTCACCCAGGTGTTGTCACGATTACGTTCTTAGCACCTGTCGACTATCTGAAAGAAGCCGGATTGTATGACGCGGTTTCCACACATTATCGTTATTAAAAAGAAGCGCTGGGGATTTTCCCCCGGCGCTTTTACTTTCTCCAATACTGCGACCCATCGTTTGCACGGTCGAAATAACCGTATTCTATCAAGTAACGACGTAGCGATACAAAATCCTCGTGCACACCTTTTAAAATCTCATTCATTTCCTTCTCTGTGTACTGCGTCTCCTGATCAAATCGCTTCACGATATGATTTAACAAAATCAATTTTCGCTTTTCTTTGCTAGGGATCGTGGATACTTTCCCATCCAATCCATCTTTAAAATAAGTCGCTAATACTTTTTCTGTTTCATCCGCTGTAATCGCATAACGCTCATCCACTTGTGTAGCCCCCTTATGAACATCAATATAATCATCATTAGAATTTAAATTTTTCATGATAGCAAGAAAAACTGCCGCTTGCCGTTCTTTTTCCCGAAGCTTAAACCGGTGTTGTCGAATCGTTGAAACACTGTTCGCAGAAGACCTCTTGACTACTTCCTTGTCCTCATGTCCTTCGTAAAACAGGAAGAGCATTTCTTTTTGTACCTCAGATAACCCTGTATATTTCTTATCGAGCGAAAGAAGCGCATGAAAGACGGATTGATGCTCGTCAATGATGTGAAGCTCCATCTTCTTTTTCGCATCAAATAATCGCTCTCCCACTTGAAACACTTCCCCTTTCTGAAATGCTCCCTTACAAAAGATGCAGCTGAACCATTTTTCGTCTTCTTCGTATCCTCTTTGTAACACTTCAACTGAAACATCAAATTCAACCACTAACAAAGCACCTCATCATTTATATATTTATAAACAATACTATATATAGTT
Protein-coding regions in this window:
- a CDS encoding acetamidase/formamidase family protein; amino-acid sequence: MQKATDTLLVNTFIDGVLDPQKEMLGPVRDGGHIIANTAPGCWGPMITPCIRGGHEVTKPVYVEGAEPGDAIVVKIHSIRVTSLATASGNDAPVEGRFLGDPFVAVKCPGCGTMYPDTVIKGIGQEAIRCANCDADVTPFVFTNGYTIGFSEHGDVGVTVSKEAAETIAHDGRHYMQTPENSVQNPIVTFAPHDLVGVVARMRPFLGQLGTTPSKPMPDSHNAGDFGSFLVGAPHDYKVTEDELKEHRTDGHMDISRVRAGATLICPVKVPGGGIYIGDMHAMQGDGEIAGHTADVSGIVHLQVHVIKKANLDGPILLPNEEDLPYTAKPFTEQERKNAEAIAKQWNIAKLEESLPISVVGSGSNLNLATENGLERAAELFGVTVPEIMNRTTITGSIEIGRHPGVVTITFLAPVDYLKEAGLYDAVSTHYRY
- a CDS encoding DUF2087 domain-containing protein, with translation MLVVEFDVSVEVLQRGYEEDEKWFSCIFCKGAFQKGEVFQVGERLFDAKKKMELHIIDEHQSVFHALLSLDKKYTGLSEVQKEMLFLFYEGHEDKEVVKRSSANSVSTIRQHRFKLREKERQAAVFLAIMKNLNSNDDYIDVHKGATQVDERYAITADETEKVLATYFKDGLDGKVSTIPSKEKRKLILLNHIVKRFDQETQYTEKEMNEILKGVHEDFVSLRRYLIEYGYFDRANDGSQYWRK